The genomic region GCGATGTTTGACGGTTGCATCGGGGACAAACTCATATTTGCAGTCGGTTTCGCGCAAGATACGCCAGCACATATCCGCATCTCCTCCGGTGGTTAAATGGGGACGGAATAAGCCGACTCGATCGAAAATAGAGCGACGCACGGCTAAGTTGGCGGTTTGTCCATAGGGACAGAAGGGGTTAGCAAGGGTATGTTTTTGGGAGAGGGTTTCTTGGCGATCGGCGTGTTGTTCCAGTAGAGTATTACCAGAAAGAGCGATAATTTCGCCAATGGATAACCCAATGTCTGGCTTGGCAAACGGTTGAACTAGGTTTTCTAACCATTGCGGTTGGGGACGACAGTCAGCATCGGTAAAGGCGAGAATGTCATACTGAGCGGTTTTAATGCCCAGGTTTCGCGCTGCATAGGAGCTTTGGATCTGGGTTTGACTGAGGGGTTTGAGGTTGGGTAAGTCGGAACTTTGCAGAATTTCGGCGGTGCGATCGCGGCTCCCATTGTCTACAATCAGATATTCTAGGCGATCGCTTGGATAGGTCTGATTCCGAAACCCCTCCAACAGCTCCGGCAAGTCCTCCTCACCGTTATACACCGGCACAATAACCGAAACTTGGGGAAAAAAAGGCGCGTTCATAATGTCTGGGAAATGGATACAGCAATTTCATTTAAGTCCCTCTCCCGTGGGAGAGGGATTTTCCGCAAAGCGGACATGAAAGGGAGAGGGCAAGATCTTAGCGATCCACATTATGATTGGATCGAGAACAGAGTTTATCTCAGGACACGGGTCATGATGCCATCTATTGTAGAGACAACCGGCGAACAACAGCTTATCCTTCCTGGATGTCACAATTGGCAGCAGTTCAAAACTATGCAAATCTGGGTAGAAGAGATCCCTGGTTTAAAGGTTCGTTATGTCGATGGCTATATTCAGTTTATGACCACCAGCCGAGAACACGAACGGATTAAGAAATTAATTGCGATTTTATTAGAAGTCTATTTCTTTGAGATGGGGATTCCTTTTTTCCCCGTCGGGAATGCCACCTGCGAAGCCGAAGAACGAGGTGCTTCATTTAGTCCCGATGAATCCTATTGTTTTGGAGAAGATAAAGAATATCCCGATTTAGCCATTGAAGTGGTTTTAACGAGCGCTGGCATTGATAAGCTAGAAAAGTATCGCAGATTCAGTATCCCAGAGGTTTGGTTTTGGCAAAACGATCGCCATCATATCAATTAAAAATTAAAAATTTTCATGTCGGCGACAGCCGAAAAAATTAAAAATGAGTTTTGGTCGTTACAGCAGTTTTCGCTGCTATGGGGTACATTTGAATCACCCTCAATCTGCCCTTATACAAGACTCAGAGGGACTTTCTTACTCATTACTCATTACTCATTACTCATTACTCATTACTTAAGAGCGCAAAGCGCTGTAATCCCAATTCATATAGACTTGCGCCAGGCAAACTATGACAAAAACCATTATTGGCATTATGGGCCCGGGTACAGGAGCCAGTCAACGGGATCTCGAACATGCCTATACCCTCGGTCAACTGATTGCCCAAAACGGTTGGATTTTACTCACCGGGGGGCGAAATGCGGGAGTCATGGCAGCCGCGTCTCAGGGGGCGAAATCTGCTCAGGGACTCACCATCGGCATTCTACCAACTGCGGATAAAACTGGCATTTCCAACGCGGTTGATATTGCCATTCTTACGGATTTAGGCAATGCCCGCAATAACATTAATGTTCTCTCTTCTGATGTGGTGATTGCCTGCGGAATGGGACTCGGAACTGCTTCCGAGGTTGCCCTGGCTCTGAAAAATCAAAAATCGGTGATTCTCTTAACGGATAACCGCCAAGCCTACCCTTTTTTTGCCCAATTTTCCCCTAATTTAGTTTATCCTGTAGATTCTCCAGAAGCGGCCATTTCCCAAGTGAAACAGTGTCTTTAAATCCTAGCCGGTGTATTGGGGAAACAATCATGTATTCCTTCTGATGCTGAGAGTTTCCCCTGCAAGCCCTTACTCATCCTTTAACCCCGGTCGAGCCATGGGAGCAATTCTTAATTGACTCACATAGCGCAACATCATCGCTCCAGCAACGGCGATGATTAAGCTGATCCAACCAACTCTCTGATTTAAGAGTAAAAACCCGCCTACGGCGAACATTGCGCCAAATAGAATCAAGCTGGCGGCGGTGACTTTGAGTAAATCTTGGGGTAAGCTTTGTGCGGGTGGTAATCCCGTGCGCGATCGCACTTTTCGCCAGCCCGGGCCGCCAGGTCGCACTAACCGATAGAATTCATCTAGGGTGCGATCGGACTCTGGAGGGGTGAGGAGCATGGCAGCTACCCAGCAAACGCCGCTAATACCAGCCGTCACCAATAAGCGGAGACCGAAATCTTCGATGGTTAATACGGGTACAACACTGGTGGTTAATCCCACGACAAAGCCACCCACCATGGAGGCTAATTCAGCAGCCGCATTGATGCGCCACCAAAACCAGCGTAGAATCAGGACTAATCCTGGCCCGGTTCCGATCGCAATCACCAACCGAAACACGGTGGCTACGTCTTGGGAATAGAAGGCGGCGATCGCCCCTAAAACCGTTACCATAATCGAAGAAACACGACCGACTAGCACTAACTCCGACTGGCTAGACTCCGGGCGGAAAAAGCGTAAATATAAATCATTGGTTAAATAGGATGCGCCCCAGTTAATCGAGGTCGAAACCGTACTCATAAAAGCTGCCAGCAGAGAAGCCACCACTACCCCCAACAGGGCTGGAGGCAAGAAATCTAACATTAATTTCGGATAGCCTAACTCTGGATCTTCGAGATTGGGATAAATCACCAGAGCCACCAGCGCCACTAAAATCCAGGGCCAAGTGCGGATTACATAGTGCAAAATATTGAAAAACCAAGCCGCCTTTTCCGCTTCCGCTTCATCTTTCGAGGCTAACAACCGTTGGATAAATTCCCCACCCCCATCACTGCGCCGAAACGCCCACCATTGGATCAGCAGATACGCGCCAAAGGTACTTAAACTGAGGCTTGCGGCTTCTCCATTCAGGGGAATAAAGGCCAGAATATCCGTATCTGTCCGTTCTTGCAGCAAGGGAATTAACTCATGAATACCGCCAATATGACTAACGGCAATCACTGCCACGGCGATCGCCCCAAATAACCCTAAGAAAAACTGGAAAAAATCCGTCGCCACCACGCCCCAGAGTCCAGAAATTCCGGCATAAAATAGGACAAATAAACTCACCCCCACCACGCTCCAGAGTTTCAGATTCTCCCCCGGTTCGATACCCAA from Roseofilum capinflatum BLCC-M114 harbors:
- a CDS encoding glycosyltransferase, which gives rise to MNAPFFPQVSVIVPVYNGEEDLPELLEGFRNQTYPSDRLEYLIVDNGSRDRTAEILQSSDLPNLKPLSQTQIQSSYAARNLGIKTAQYDILAFTDADCRPQPQWLENLVQPFAKPDIGLSIGEIIALSGNTLLEQHADRQETLSQKHTLANPFCPYGQTANLAVRRSIFDRVGLFRPHLTTGGDADMCWRILRETDCKYEFVPDATVKHRHRRTLKELQKQWYRYGESNRYLHQLHGVDLMRPLTLKETLYRTVRWMLKEVPITSTKMLLGRADIVDLVNTPLGLYMFQARTQGQKLSDLPENARYIEPLTPNS
- a CDS encoding Uma2 family endonuclease, producing MMPSIVETTGEQQLILPGCHNWQQFKTMQIWVEEIPGLKVRYVDGYIQFMTTSREHERIKKLIAILLEVYFFEMGIPFFPVGNATCEAEERGASFSPDESYCFGEDKEYPDLAIEVVLTSAGIDKLEKYRRFSIPEVWFWQNDRHHIN
- a CDS encoding TIGR00725 family protein produces the protein MTKTIIGIMGPGTGASQRDLEHAYTLGQLIAQNGWILLTGGRNAGVMAAASQGAKSAQGLTIGILPTADKTGISNAVDIAILTDLGNARNNINVLSSDVVIACGMGLGTASEVALALKNQKSVILLTDNRQAYPFFAQFSPNLVYPVDSPEAAISQVKQCL
- a CDS encoding sodium:solute symporter family protein: MALIDWLIVLLYLVLTLGLGLYLSGKASEGLEAFFVSGRSLPWWLSGTSMAATTFSIDTPLYIAGVVASRGIAGNWEWWSFGIAHVVMIYIFARMWRRSGVVTDAQLTEIRYGGSMAAILRAVKAFLFAVPINCIGIGYAMLAMVKVIDALELWQSLGIEPGENLKLWSVVGVSLFVLFYAGISGLWGVVATDFFQFFLGLFGAIAVAVIAVSHIGGIHELIPLLQERTDTDILAFIPLNGEAASLSLSTFGAYLLIQWWAFRRSDGGGEFIQRLLASKDEAEAEKAAWFFNILHYVIRTWPWILVALVALVIYPNLEDPELGYPKLMLDFLPPALLGVVVASLLAAFMSTVSTSINWGASYLTNDLYLRFFRPESSQSELVLVGRVSSIMVTVLGAIAAFYSQDVATVFRLVIAIGTGPGLVLILRWFWWRINAAAELASMVGGFVVGLTTSVVPVLTIEDFGLRLLVTAGISGVCWVAAMLLTPPESDRTLDEFYRLVRPGGPGWRKVRSRTGLPPAQSLPQDLLKVTAASLILFGAMFAVGGFLLLNQRVGWISLIIAVAGAMMLRYVSQLRIAPMARPGLKDE